In the Alkaliphilus oremlandii OhILAs genome, one interval contains:
- a CDS encoding GNAT family N-acetyltransferase, which yields MNRLKLVLPAPEYKEEIMEYKKEFIENGDSMDGTAGLRNAETFEDWYDAFLHNLKEETVKEGLVPSTTYMAMSTKDNRLIGMIDIRHRLNDYLLNFGGHIGYSVRKSERRQGYATEMLALGLIECAKMNIRKVLITCDKDNIASAKTIRNNGAKLENEVQEGDRVTQRYWVTLDK from the coding sequence ATGAACCGATTAAAACTAGTTTTACCGGCACCAGAGTATAAGGAAGAGATTATGGAATACAAAAAAGAGTTTATTGAAAATGGAGATAGTATGGATGGAACTGCAGGTTTGAGAAATGCTGAAACCTTTGAAGACTGGTATGATGCATTTCTCCACAATCTGAAGGAAGAAACTGTGAAGGAAGGTCTTGTCCCATCAACTACATATATGGCTATGTCTACTAAGGATAACCGTCTAATCGGAATGATTGATATCAGACATCGACTAAATGATTACTTATTAAATTTTGGCGGACATATAGGCTATAGTGTCAGAAAATCAGAGAGAAGACAAGGCTATGCAACTGAGATGTTAGCATTGGGACTAATAGAATGTGCAAAAATGAATATTAGAAAGGTCCTGATTACTTGTGACAAAGATAATATTGCATCTGCAAAAACTATAAGAAATAATGGTGCTAAGTTAGAAAATGAAGTGCAGGAGGGTGACAGAGTTACCCAAAGATACTGGGTCACTTTAGATAAATAG
- a CDS encoding GyrI-like domain-containing protein codes for MEKAFENVRKKKPNPLLEEVFFDTISDGLSVQMLHIGSYDNESQSFDQMKKFIEENHLEIKALVHREIYLSDARKVEPTKLKTALRYRVRKR; via the coding sequence ATGGAGAAAGCCTTTGAAAATGTAAGGAAGAAGAAGCCAAATCCCCTACTAGAAGAAGTGTTTTTTGATACCATTAGTGATGGACTATCAGTTCAAATGCTTCACATTGGTTCCTACGACAATGAATCACAAAGTTTTGATCAAATGAAAAAATTCATAGAAGAAAATCATCTTGAAATAAAGGCGCTAGTACATAGAGAAATTTATCTTTCCGATGCGAGAAAAGTAGAGCCTACAAAATTAAAAACGGCATTAAGATATAGGGTTAGAAAAAGATAA
- a CDS encoding GNAT family N-acetyltransferase: MDKCILIKPNLCYESDIQDFRKEMLDVNSSMDGAGPLKRMDSIKEWLEFNRRCENKETVPKNWVTCEQYIYVREADNKIVGMIQFRHYFNEFLEKYGGHIGYSVRPDERRKGYATMMLAECLGICKAYGLKKVLITCIKGNEGSKRTVLANGGVYEGTIYCEPDDVYLERYWIALD, from the coding sequence ATGGACAAATGTATTTTAATAAAACCAAACCTTTGTTATGAAAGTGATATTCAGGATTTCCGCAAAGAAATGTTAGATGTGAATAGTTCCATGGATGGAGCAGGACCACTGAAACGTATGGATAGTATAAAAGAGTGGTTGGAATTTAATCGGAGATGCGAAAATAAAGAAACTGTTCCTAAAAATTGGGTTACCTGTGAACAGTACATTTATGTACGTGAAGCAGATAATAAAATCGTTGGTATGATTCAATTTCGCCACTACTTCAATGAATTTCTTGAAAAGTACGGTGGTCATATTGGATATTCTGTTCGTCCTGATGAAAGAAGAAAAGGCTATGCTACAATGATGCTCGCAGAATGTCTTGGTATTTGTAAAGCCTATGGACTTAAAAAGGTTTTGATAACGTGCATTAAAGGGAATGAAGGTAGTAAGCGTACTGTTTTAGCAAATGGTGGCGTGTATGAAGGTACAATCTATTGTGAGCCTGATGACGTATATCTAGAAAGATATTGGATTGCTTTAGATTAA